A single genomic interval of Candidatus Bipolaricaulis anaerobius harbors:
- a CDS encoding NAD(P)-dependent malic enzyme yields the protein MKENKPNVEELLAKAKEPGRKAPAWHAFYRGKVGLGVKCAITGYDDFAIWYTPGVAQPCREIAEAPEKVFEYTNKGNMVAVVSDGTRVLGLGDIGPHAALPVMEGKGLLFKYLGGVDAFPITLATKDADEIIQAVKWIAPAFGGINLEDFASPKCFYILDRLREETEIPVWHDDQQGTAAVTVAGVINALKLKGIPKHKARIAMIGAGAAGIATLRVLIAWGVNPGNVVMTDINGIVHRERPDFDTLFRYTKDIVGRTNAENRRCAKVEDAIPTAMEGMDMVIGYSKPGPGTIKPEWVKRMAKDPIVFACANPIPEIWPWEAVEAGARIVGTGRSDFPNQINNSLGFPAIFRGTLDVFAKTITDEMAIAAAEAIAKNAEEKGLREDYIVPSMMDLDVFVNEAVAVGLKAIEQGVARRVLPKAELRKQAETMIRHARAEVEILQKQGHIPPPPKV from the coding sequence ATGAAGGAAAACAAGCCGAACGTCGAGGAACTGCTCGCCAAGGCGAAGGAGCCGGGGAGGAAGGCCCCGGCCTGGCATGCCTTCTACCGGGGCAAGGTCGGACTGGGCGTGAAGTGCGCCATCACCGGCTACGACGACTTCGCGATCTGGTACACGCCCGGCGTCGCCCAGCCCTGCCGCGAAATCGCCGAAGCCCCGGAGAAGGTATTCGAGTACACGAACAAGGGGAACATGGTCGCCGTTGTGTCCGATGGCACGCGGGTGCTGGGCTTGGGCGACATCGGCCCCCACGCCGCGCTCCCGGTGATGGAAGGGAAAGGGCTCCTCTTCAAGTACCTCGGCGGGGTGGATGCGTTCCCGATCACGCTCGCCACGAAGGACGCCGACGAAATCATCCAGGCCGTGAAGTGGATCGCCCCCGCGTTCGGGGGGATCAACCTCGAGGACTTCGCAAGTCCAAAGTGTTTCTACATCCTCGATCGGCTGCGGGAGGAGACGGAGATCCCAGTGTGGCACGACGATCAGCAGGGCACGGCCGCGGTGACGGTCGCTGGGGTCATCAATGCCCTCAAGCTGAAGGGCATCCCCAAGCACAAGGCCCGCATCGCCATGATCGGCGCGGGGGCGGCGGGGATCGCCACCCTCCGCGTGCTGATCGCGTGGGGGGTGAATCCCGGCAACGTGGTGATGACCGATATCAACGGGATCGTTCACCGTGAGCGCCCCGATTTCGACACCCTGTTCAGGTACACGAAGGACATCGTCGGCCGCACGAACGCCGAGAACCGCCGGTGCGCGAAGGTCGAGGATGCCATCCCCACGGCCATGGAAGGGATGGACATGGTCATCGGCTACTCCAAGCCCGGCCCAGGGACGATCAAGCCGGAGTGGGTGAAGCGGATGGCCAAGGACCCCATCGTCTTCGCGTGCGCCAACCCGATCCCCGAGATCTGGCCCTGGGAGGCGGTGGAAGCGGGGGCGCGGATCGTGGGCACCGGCCGCTCGGATTTCCCGAACCAGATCAACAATTCATTGGGATTCCCCGCCATCTTCCGCGGCACATTGGACGTATTCGCCAAGACGATCACCGACGAAATGGCGATCGCCGCTGCGGAAGCGATCGCCAAGAACGCTGAGGAGAAGGGCCTCCGCGAGGACTACATCGTCCCCTCGATGATGGACCTCGACGTGTTCGTGAACGAGGCGGTAGCGGTGGGCCTGAAGGCGATCGAGCAGGGGGTGGCGCGGCGGGTCCTTCCGAAGGCCGAGCTCCGGAAGCAGGCCGAGACGATGATCCGTCACGCGCGGGCCGAGGTGGAGATCCTCCAGAAGCAGGGGCACATCCCGCCCCCGCCGAAGGTGTAG
- a CDS encoding FumA C-terminus/TtdB family hydratase beta subunit codes for MDRVLTTPISEKDARALRAGDVIYVSGTMFTARDEAHKMMLERGSPLPVEGLALFHCGPVAQKVEGRWQILAAGPTTSARMELFEADFLRKFKTRIIVGKGGMGDKTLAALGEVGAVYTHFTGGAGALAAKAVKRVAAVHWLEELGMPEAIWVMEVERFGPLVVAMDSHGKSLYKDLAVQVEANMKGIRARIRS; via the coding sequence ATGGATCGCGTGCTCACAACGCCGATCTCGGAGAAGGACGCCCGTGCCCTCCGGGCCGGGGACGTGATCTACGTCTCGGGGACGATGTTCACCGCCCGCGACGAGGCCCACAAGATGATGCTCGAGCGGGGGAGCCCGCTTCCGGTGGAGGGATTGGCCCTGTTCCACTGCGGCCCAGTGGCCCAGAAGGTGGAGGGAAGGTGGCAGATCCTCGCCGCCGGCCCCACAACCTCGGCCCGAATGGAGCTCTTCGAGGCCGACTTCCTGCGCAAGTTCAAGACGCGGATCATCGTCGGCAAGGGCGGGATGGGCGACAAGACCCTCGCCGCCCTCGGCGAGGTCGGGGCGGTGTACACCCACTTCACCGGCGGGGCGGGGGCGTTGGCGGCGAAGGCTGTGAAGCGGGTGGCGGCTGTCCACTGGCTCGAGGAACTGGGGATGCCGGAGGCGATCTGGGTCATGGAGGTGGAGCGGTTTGGGCCCCTCGTCGTGGCGATGGATAGCCACGGCAAATCGCTCTACAAGGACCTCGCGGTCCAGGTCGAGGCGAACATGAAGGGGATTCGCGCCCGGATCCGCTCATAG